From Chryseobacterium joostei, the proteins below share one genomic window:
- the sov gene encoding T9SS outer membrane translocon Sov/SprA, translating into MSVSAFAQQVKDTAIIRKQYEVADPTRYEAYYDIKTGMYYVYPKIGNTITGPPTAMSPEEYKEYMLATQTKAYYKEKSEKYNLLFRKDKSDARKKGLIPSLMINNKLFETIFGGNKIEIIPSGYASIDFAGLYQKIDNPLILPQNRTSFTFDIDQRIQLGLLGKVGENLQLKANYDTQSGFAFENRMNLVWQAKGSWKDLQSKGLGNVDKPNEGGEDKIIKRVEFGNVNMPLSTSLIRGSQSLFGVKTEFQLGKTFGTVVLSQQQGEARNIVVQGGGVMNNFKVNANDYEENQHYFLGHYFLDKYDNALLNYPQINSTINITRLEVWVLDQGNSNLAYQKSIIGIRDLGEGGGSLPDNSLNDLYNEVSTTAGTREAGKNYDAVFQGKTFPGSTEPYRNGEHYIFNTKARKLNSNEYIFQPQLGYLSLNQKLNDQQLLAVSYSYTVNGSSKVYKVGEFSEESPVLITKVLRVNNSVDPASPMWKLMMKNIYSLDAGQVSPDGFILNVYYRDQKTGGKVNYLPDVPAVKDQNLLKLLNWDRLNVNGDIQNNKDGTKGDGIFDFVNGVTVRPENGRIIFTKVQPFGDYMQSLVGNDPKYVFHDLYDKIKQPANQTTIPQWYTIEGRYKGVQGQGISLGAVNVPQGSVKVSANGVQLSEGVDYTVDYMLGTVTIINENVKQSGQAINISLENQLTFNTQRKRFLGLNLERRFNENFILGGTVINYSESPLTQKVNFGQEAVNNTMAGINLMYNNQAPFLTRFTDKLPLVKTEAPSNINFKMEGAYLIPGLNKATNNQSYIDDFEQTTSKISLKEPAAWSLASRPEKNTLPPFNIPPASDELTSGYGRGLLSWYNIDPRFWGVGGKAPTGITPQSVSNHASRRVQYSEIYNNRDFVAGEQTYTNTFDISYFPGEKGPYNVNPGTEQADSRWAGIMRPISVPNFVSSNIEYVEFWMMDPYADGNKLGTNARLLLHLGNVSEDILKDGKMLYENGLPEPGSSPSTTTSTWGVQPKQPPILYAFSTEGEGRKSQDVGYDGLSSDQEAMRFGNTFVNPVTNIVDPAVDDFVFYLSDKFTGSQAASLVQRYKYFRNPDGNSEANSLNVSSQTPDAEDINRDYNLDQIENYNQYEVKLDQPSLALGVNNIVDVKTVKGAFQNGQSADVKWYLFRIPVSQYDPVEGSHNPTVLNNVRFARLMLAGFENTSTLRFGTMDLVRSDWRKYPKNLATFSNAESEPSPDEGAADDTEIGKLEVGSVNIEENAFNQPPYVLPPGIDRQVLSGNAGAQRQNEASLYMKANALAVGKAKGVFKNTTLDMRRYKKLKLFVHAHDPANRDVNVGQMDKRTKFFIRFGNDATDNYYEYEASLKLTSATSTAPMEIWPFENEVNLDIQNFVDAKIRRDKLYSNRITERFLDPTFAEGDNFKRIYIKGRPSLGNVTTIMIGIKNGVARGESGTPIDRILWVNEIRLSEIENDGGYAGNASLNFNLGDFATVNTNASYTSVGFGNIDSKPAERNQSTQSAFSINTAVNVDKLLPEKTGVKIPLNYSYSQTIEDPKYNPLDTDVEFSKAPNREQLKKVARTYTQQRSIGVVNMRKERVNQNKKPKFYDIENVSVTAVYNDDYFRDIYTKRNYRQYLRGYIDYNYTFKPWVLKPFNKMISDTAKSTKYLRWVKEFNINPIPTRLSFRTEIDRNYNELEFRNIEAILGGNAGGDMEAIKNRNFYFGWQYGLGFNFTKSLKLEINSSTRTLNDNMDVNMMDSKSIFGNVFRSGRPVLYNHRAQLNYKLPFQYLPYLDFIDAEIGYGFTYNWNARSTALLASPEGSLGSIGQNTNVIQATATADIPKFFGQFNYFKNINTKLQKRKQEMDSLNNVYTKQWEKNRYRYKSYKFKNKLTVLQSAAFFLTSFKQLDVSYTENNGTVLPGLLSAPNWYGSGQTLGGPTIGFLLGSQADIRRTVMENGWVSGSNFMTDPYVRMSTKELRANLQMMPMNDFRIDFNVLHNFNSNFSHTGFNYTNGGVPDTGFTFATDMVTYSNSAILLSSSFKDGQAVYQAIRENARAMSLQLGGPNAEIDNNGFAKHYSIANAYVLIPAFRAALEGKSITPMGNPKKSGMPLPNWRITYSGLKNIPIISGQFTKFDILHGYTATYTATGIQSNIDYHGNPNGYYQIIDDAGTKSEGDKINPYTFAQVGYVESFSPLIGVDVTMRNNMQFGLQYNKNRMMVLGLVNHTLTEDSNSEYVVRLGYIVRNFRLGTANIRGRGTRGKGSDLNIRGDISLRDSKTSIMNILLNDSQITGGQRLLNIKLSADYNVSENLNLRVFYEQMTSKYKISTAFPLSTIRAGISATFTFGDSGGGF; encoded by the coding sequence ATGTCTGTCAGTGCCTTTGCACAGCAGGTAAAAGACACGGCGATCATAAGAAAACAATATGAAGTGGCAGACCCTACAAGGTACGAGGCCTATTACGATATAAAGACCGGGATGTACTATGTATATCCTAAAATTGGAAATACAATTACCGGTCCTCCTACTGCCATGTCTCCGGAAGAGTATAAAGAATATATGCTCGCTACCCAGACCAAGGCATACTATAAGGAAAAATCGGAAAAATATAATCTCCTTTTCAGAAAAGACAAATCTGATGCCAGAAAGAAGGGACTCATCCCATCTCTGATGATCAATAATAAATTGTTTGAAACCATATTCGGTGGAAACAAAATTGAGATCATTCCTTCAGGGTATGCATCCATTGACTTCGCAGGACTTTACCAGAAAATAGATAACCCGCTGATCCTTCCACAGAACAGGACCAGCTTTACTTTTGATATAGACCAGAGAATTCAGCTGGGATTATTGGGTAAAGTGGGAGAGAACCTTCAGTTGAAGGCCAATTATGATACCCAAAGTGGTTTCGCGTTTGAAAACAGAATGAACCTCGTTTGGCAGGCAAAAGGAAGCTGGAAAGATCTTCAAAGTAAAGGCCTTGGAAATGTAGATAAACCTAACGAAGGAGGAGAAGATAAAATCATAAAAAGAGTTGAATTTGGTAACGTAAACATGCCACTTTCTACAAGCTTGATTCGTGGTTCGCAATCATTGTTTGGGGTAAAGACAGAATTTCAGTTGGGTAAAACCTTTGGAACTGTTGTTCTTTCCCAGCAACAAGGTGAAGCCAGAAATATTGTAGTACAGGGTGGTGGTGTAATGAACAACTTTAAAGTAAATGCCAATGACTATGAAGAGAATCAGCACTACTTTTTAGGACACTACTTTTTGGATAAGTATGATAATGCCTTACTTAATTATCCACAGATCAATTCCACCATTAATATTACCAGACTAGAAGTTTGGGTATTGGATCAGGGGAATAGTAACCTGGCGTACCAAAAGAGTATTATCGGGATCAGAGACTTGGGAGAAGGAGGAGGATCATTACCAGACAACTCTCTAAATGATTTGTATAATGAAGTTTCAACCACCGCAGGAACCAGAGAGGCAGGTAAGAATTATGATGCTGTTTTTCAGGGAAAGACTTTTCCGGGAAGTACAGAACCCTATAGAAATGGTGAACACTATATCTTTAATACCAAAGCTAGAAAACTAAACTCTAACGAATATATATTTCAACCACAGCTAGGATATCTTTCATTAAATCAAAAACTGAATGATCAGCAGCTTTTGGCTGTTTCTTATTCATATACAGTAAATGGAAGCAGTAAAGTATACAAAGTAGGGGAATTCTCTGAAGAAAGCCCTGTTTTGATCACTAAAGTACTAAGAGTAAATAACAGTGTAGACCCGGCTTCTCCAATGTGGAAGCTAATGATGAAGAATATTTATTCTTTGGATGCCGGTCAGGTTTCTCCAGACGGATTTATTCTTAACGTATATTATAGAGATCAGAAGACCGGAGGTAAGGTAAATTATCTTCCGGATGTGCCGGCTGTTAAAGATCAAAACTTATTGAAGCTATTGAACTGGGACCGTCTTAATGTGAATGGAGACATTCAGAATAATAAAGACGGAACAAAAGGAGACGGTATCTTTGACTTTGTCAACGGGGTTACAGTCAGGCCCGAAAATGGACGAATCATCTTTACCAAGGTACAGCCTTTTGGTGACTATATGCAGAGTTTGGTAGGGAATGATCCCAAGTATGTTTTCCATGATTTGTATGATAAAATAAAACAACCGGCAAACCAAACTACCATTCCTCAATGGTATACCATAGAAGGCCGTTATAAAGGAGTTCAGGGACAAGGGATTTCCCTAGGCGCTGTAAACGTTCCACAGGGATCTGTAAAGGTTTCTGCAAATGGAGTACAGCTTTCTGAAGGAGTAGACTATACGGTAGACTACATGCTGGGAACGGTGACGATCATTAATGAAAATGTAAAACAGTCCGGACAGGCAATCAATATCTCACTAGAAAACCAATTGACATTTAATACCCAGAGAAAAAGATTCTTGGGATTAAATTTAGAAAGAAGATTTAATGAGAACTTTATTTTAGGCGGAACAGTAATCAACTATTCAGAATCTCCGCTTACCCAGAAAGTAAATTTTGGGCAGGAAGCTGTTAATAACACCATGGCTGGGATCAACTTGATGTATAACAATCAGGCTCCTTTCCTAACCAGGTTTACGGATAAACTACCATTAGTGAAAACTGAGGCTCCATCCAACATCAACTTTAAGATGGAAGGGGCATACCTTATTCCGGGATTGAATAAAGCTACCAATAACCAATCTTATATTGATGACTTTGAGCAGACAACTTCTAAGATCTCTTTAAAAGAACCGGCAGCATGGAGCTTAGCTTCAAGACCAGAAAAAAACACATTACCACCTTTCAATATACCGCCAGCTAGTGATGAGCTAACGAGCGGTTATGGAAGAGGACTGTTATCATGGTATAACATTGACCCAAGATTCTGGGGAGTGGGAGGTAAGGCTCCAACAGGAATTACTCCACAGTCAGTATCCAACCACGCTTCAAGAAGAGTTCAGTACTCTGAAATTTATAATAATAGAGATTTTGTAGCAGGAGAGCAAACCTATACAAATACATTCGATATATCCTATTTCCCAGGTGAAAAAGGACCTTACAACGTGAATCCGGGAACGGAACAGGCAGACAGCAGATGGGCTGGTATTATGAGACCTATCAGCGTTCCGAACTTTGTAAGCTCAAACATTGAGTATGTAGAATTCTGGATGATGGACCCTTATGCAGATGGTAATAAATTGGGAACCAATGCAAGACTTTTGTTACACTTAGGAAATGTATCTGAAGATATTCTTAAGGATGGAAAAATGTTGTATGAAAATGGTCTTCCTGAACCAGGATCATCACCATCTACCACCACTTCAACCTGGGGAGTACAACCAAAGCAACCACCTATTTTATATGCATTCTCTACTGAAGGAGAGGGCAGAAAATCACAGGACGTTGGGTATGATGGGTTAAGTTCAGACCAGGAAGCAATGAGATTCGGAAATACATTCGTAAACCCGGTAACAAATATTGTTGACCCTGCGGTGGATGACTTTGTATTTTATTTGTCTGATAAATTTACAGGAAGCCAGGCTGCTTCTCTTGTGCAACGATACAAGTATTTCAGAAACCCGGACGGGAACTCAGAAGCAAACTCTTTAAATGTTTCTTCACAGACTCCTGATGCAGAAGATATCAACAGAGATTATAATCTGGATCAAATTGAAAACTACAACCAGTATGAAGTGAAGCTTGATCAACCAAGTTTAGCATTAGGAGTTAATAATATTGTTGATGTAAAAACAGTAAAAGGAGCTTTCCAGAACGGACAGTCTGCTGATGTAAAATGGTACTTGTTCAGAATACCTGTTTCTCAGTACGATCCAGTGGAAGGTTCTCATAACCCAACTGTGCTTAACAATGTAAGATTTGCAAGGCTAATGTTAGCAGGATTTGAAAATACTTCAACCTTGAGATTTGGTACTATGGATCTTGTAAGATCAGACTGGAGAAAATATCCTAAAAATCTTGCTACTTTTTCAAATGCAGAATCAGAACCATCTCCGGATGAGGGCGCAGCAGATGATACTGAGATTGGAAAACTAGAGGTAGGAAGTGTAAATATAGAAGAAAATGCATTTAATCAACCTCCATACGTATTGCCTCCGGGAATAGACAGACAGGTGTTGAGTGGAAATGCAGGAGCACAGAGACAGAACGAAGCTTCATTATATATGAAAGCTAATGCTCTTGCTGTAGGTAAGGCAAAAGGAGTATTTAAAAATACTACCCTGGATATGAGAAGATATAAAAAGCTTAAACTTTTTGTACATGCTCATGATCCTGCAAACCGAGATGTAAATGTTGGGCAAATGGATAAAAGAACAAAGTTCTTCATTCGTTTTGGAAATGATGCTACAGATAACTATTATGAATATGAAGCATCTTTGAAATTAACATCAGCTACTTCAACAGCTCCAATGGAAATTTGGCCATTTGAAAATGAAGTGAATCTTGACATCCAGAATTTTGTGGATGCCAAGATCAGAAGAGATAAACTATATTCTAATAGAATTACAGAAAGATTCCTTGATCCTACTTTTGCAGAAGGAGATAACTTTAAAAGAATCTATATTAAGGGACGTCCAAGTTTAGGGAATGTAACAACCATTATGATCGGTATTAAGAATGGAGTAGCTAGAGGTGAATCAGGTACACCAATAGATAGAATTCTTTGGGTAAATGAAATTCGTCTTTCTGAAATTGAAAATGATGGCGGGTATGCCGGAAATGCAAGCTTAAACTTCAACCTTGGAGATTTTGCTACCGTTAATACCAATGCATCCTATACTTCAGTTGGATTTGGAAATATTGATTCAAAACCGGCAGAAAGAAATCAGTCTACCCAATCAGCATTTAGCATTAATACTGCAGTTAATGTAGATAAGTTACTTCCGGAAAAAACAGGAGTGAAAATTCCTTTAAATTATTCCTATTCACAAACCATTGAAGATCCTAAGTACAATCCTTTGGATACCGATGTTGAATTTAGTAAGGCACCGAACAGAGAGCAACTTAAAAAAGTAGCAAGAACGTATACACAGCAAAGAAGTATTGGAGTTGTGAATATGCGTAAAGAAAGAGTAAATCAGAATAAAAAACCTAAGTTCTATGATATTGAAAACGTTTCGGTAACTGCGGTGTATAACGATGACTATTTCAGAGATATTTATACCAAGAGAAACTACAGACAGTACCTTAGAGGGTATATTGATTATAACTACACTTTCAAGCCATGGGTTTTGAAGCCTTTCAACAAAATGATTAGTGATACTGCGAAATCAACGAAGTACCTAAGATGGGTGAAAGAATTCAATATCAATCCTATCCCGACAAGACTATCTTTCAGAACTGAAATTGACAGAAACTACAATGAACTCGAGTTCAGAAATATTGAAGCTATTTTAGGTGGTAATGCCGGCGGTGATATGGAGGCTATCAAAAACAGAAACTTCTACTTTGGATGGCAGTATGGGTTAGGGTTCAACTTTACAAAATCATTAAAGCTTGAAATTAATTCATCAACCAGAACGCTTAATGATAACATGGATGTTAATATGATGGATAGCAAATCCATTTTCGGAAATGTATTCAGATCGGGTAGACCGGTATTGTATAACCATAGAGCACAGCTGAATTATAAGCTGCCGTTCCAGTATCTTCCGTATTTGGATTTCATTGATGCAGAAATTGGCTATGGATTCACTTATAACTGGAACGCTAGATCTACAGCACTCCTTGCAAGTCCTGAAGGAAGCTTAGGGTCTATAGGTCAAAATACCAATGTTATTCAGGCAACAGCAACAGCAGATATCCCTAAGTTCTTTGGACAGTTTAACTATTTTAAAAATATTAATACCAAGCTTCAGAAACGTAAGCAGGAAATGGATTCCCTGAACAATGTGTATACGAAGCAATGGGAAAAGAACAGATACAGATATAAGAGCTATAAATTCAAAAATAAGCTTACCGTACTTCAAAGTGCAGCATTCTTCCTGACTTCATTCAAGCAGTTGGATGTGAGCTATACAGAAAACAATGGTACAGTACTTCCGGGATTATTATCCGCTCCAAACTGGTATGGCTCTGGCCAGACATTAGGAGGACCTACCATCGGATTCCTGTTAGGATCTCAGGCAGATATCAGAAGAACAGTAATGGAAAATGGTTGGGTGAGTGGCTCTAATTTTATGACGGATCCATATGTAAGAATGTCAACCAAGGAATTGAGGGCCAATCTACAGATGATGCCAATGAATGATTTCAGAATTGATTTTAACGTGTTGCATAACTTTAACAGCAACTTCTCGCATACAGGGTTTAATTATACCAATGGAGGAGTTCCGGATACTGGTTTTACATTCGCTACAGATATGGTAACCTATTCCAATTCTGCGATACTTCTTAGTTCATCATTTAAGGATGGGCAGGCAGTTTATCAGGCAATCAGAGAGAATGCAAGAGCAATGTCATTACAATTGGGAGGACCAAATGCAGAAATAGATAACAACGGATTTGCTAAGCACTACAGTATAGCCAATGCCTATGTTTTAATACCAGCATTTAGAGCAGCCCTTGAAGGAAAATCCATTACACCAATGGGTAATCCTAAAAAATCAGGAATGCCATTACCAAACTGGAGAATTACTTATTCAGGATTAAAAAATATTCCAATAATCAGTGGGCAGTTTACGAAGTTTGACATCCTGCATGGGTATACAGCAACCTATACCGCAACAGGAATTCAAAGTAATATAGACTATCACGGAAACCCAAATGGTTACTACCAGATAATAGATGATGCAGGGACGAAGAGTGAGGGAGATAAAATAAATCCTTACACTTTTGCGCAGGTCGGATACGTAGAATCCTTCTCACCACTTATCGGAGTAGATGTTACCATGAGAAACAATATGCAGTTCGGGTTACAGTACAACAAAAACAGAATGATGGTACTGGGATTGGTGAACCATACACTAACAGAAGATTCCAACTCAGAATATGTAGTAAGATTAGGGTACATCGTCCGAAACTTCAGACTGGGAACAGCTAACATAAGAGGAAGAGGAACCAGAGGAAAAGGAAGCGATCTTAACATTAGAGGAGATATTTCACTAAGAGACAGTAAAACCTCTATTATGAATATCCTGCTGAATGATTCGCAAATAACAGGAGGGCAGAGACTTTTAAACATCAAACTTTCTGCAGACTATAACGTCTCCGAAAACTTGAACCTGAGAGTCTTCTACGAACAAATGACCTCAAAGTATAAAATCTCAACAGCATTCCCGCTGTCTACGATTAGAGCAGGTATCTCCGCAACATTTACATTCGGTGACTCCGGAGGCGGATTCTAG